From one Lolium rigidum isolate FL_2022 chromosome 4, APGP_CSIRO_Lrig_0.1, whole genome shotgun sequence genomic stretch:
- the LOC124650444 gene encoding uncharacterized protein LOC124650444, whose amino-acid sequence MASIASKLARAAVACRASPAAVGGCSRLVSPCLPRTGRRMFSGLAPKGHKFRFEVVQPVPGGPTTEEADDILTVTEEKLNSDKTLRAMYDFWRKYYGISREGAELDRRFEIFKRRARFVHKTNNSRCGYQVGLNVFADRTAEEVIHPC is encoded by the exons ATGGCTTCCATCGCGTCAAAGCTCGCGCGGGCAGCCGTCGCATGTCGCGCCTCTCCGGCAGCCGTTGGAGGTTGCAGTCGCCTCGTCTCCCCTTGTCTCCCTCGGACTGGCCGGCGCATGTTCAGCGGCCTCGCCCCCAAAG GTCATAAGTTCAGGTTCGAGGTTGTCCAGCCAGTGCCTGGTGGTCCCACGACAGAAGAAGCTGATGATATTCTCACTGTTACCGAGGAAAAACTCAACTCAGATAAAACACTACGGGCCATGTATGACTTCTGGCGCAAGTATTATGGCATATCCCGCGAGGGTGCTGAGCTGGACCGTCGGTTCGAGATATTCAAGAGGAgggcaaggtttgtgcacaaaacgaaCAATTCTCGTTGTGGCTACCAGGTGGGACTGAATGTGTTTGCAGATCGGACCGCGGAGGAGGTTATCCATCCGTGCTAG